One segment of Pleomorphomonas sp. PLEO DNA contains the following:
- a CDS encoding LysR family transcriptional regulator: MGEMLNGVDVFVAAVETGSFASAAERLHLTRSAVAKTIARMEARLDVRLLHRTTRSLALTEDGQGYYEHCMRALEELRAGETALDSGRSEAAGRLRVSVPVLFGRRCVAPVLARLAAEHPRLELDLSFCDRPVDLIEDGFDLAIRNGEIGDGSGLMTRTVGLQRMTVCASPAYLDSHGRPESVDDLLTHHAITYGRAGRIKAWQFPIGDRALRDLTPPSRMRFDDLEAIADAAEAGHGLAWLPCWLIRDKARAGALVPLLESVPRLVFRTHALWPETPHLPLRVRFAIDALATALPGSAEL; this comes from the coding sequence ATGGGCGAAATGCTGAACGGCGTGGATGTGTTCGTGGCGGCGGTGGAGACGGGAAGCTTCGCCTCGGCGGCCGAGCGCCTGCATCTGACCCGCTCGGCGGTGGCCAAGACGATCGCGCGCATGGAGGCGCGGCTCGATGTCCGCCTGCTTCATCGCACCACGCGCAGCCTGGCGCTCACCGAGGACGGACAGGGATATTACGAGCACTGCATGCGCGCCCTGGAGGAGCTGCGCGCCGGCGAGACGGCTCTGGACTCGGGCCGAAGCGAGGCGGCGGGGCGGCTCAGGGTGTCCGTGCCGGTGCTGTTCGGCAGGCGCTGTGTGGCGCCGGTGCTGGCGCGGCTGGCGGCGGAGCATCCCCGGCTCGAACTCGACCTATCCTTCTGCGATCGTCCGGTGGACCTGATCGAAGACGGCTTCGATCTGGCGATCCGCAATGGCGAGATCGGTGACGGCAGCGGCCTGATGACCAGGACCGTGGGCCTGCAACGCATGACGGTTTGTGCCTCGCCGGCTTATCTCGACAGTCATGGACGCCCAGAGAGCGTCGACGATCTGCTGACCCATCATGCGATCACCTATGGCCGCGCCGGTCGCATCAAGGCGTGGCAATTTCCGATCGGAGACCGTGCGCTGCGCGACCTGACGCCGCCGAGCCGAATGCGGTTCGACGATCTTGAGGCGATTGCCGACGCGGCGGAAGCTGGCCATGGCCTCGCCTGGCTGCCCTGTTGGCTGATCCGCGACAAGGCGCGTGCCGGCGCTCTCGTTCCACTGCTCGAAAGCGTCCCTCGCCTCGTGTTCAGGACCCACGCTCTGTGGCCTGAAACGCCACATCTGCCGCTGCGCGTCAGGTTTGCCATCGACGCGCTCGCGACGGCGCTTCCAGGCAGCGCCGAGCTATGA